The Eurosta solidaginis isolate ZX-2024a chromosome 4, ASM4086904v1, whole genome shotgun sequence genome includes a window with the following:
- the LOC137247578 gene encoding putative gustatory receptor 39b has product MTIRLKQNENIAALKTITQRECERTNNLQRFYICLLAIAVCYFYLHGLYWRHSLPTLLLTYVATIKIFSFQVLTTLLILMEAANRRKQHAQFLLVLEEIEVALKLRLRLDVRKCELIKTLNYLIISFVTLSLLGLALFIITSMWLNYIFFFWSSLWAIVTIRLRVIQLCLYVRTLQHYLEWLCAKLPQIVAYHLAPQQQLLDIDYGQLGSVAYLLCIKEIYALISKTFHLLNYFCGWSLFGIFICYILDIICNIYWILLSLDGYPNRNIII; this is encoded by the exons ATGACCATCCGATTGAAACAAAATGAGAATATCGCGGCTCTGAAAACAATAACGCAGCG TGAATGCGAACGCACCAACAATCTTCAACGTTTCTATATTTGTCTGTTAGCAATAGCCGTTTGCTATTTCTATTTGCATGGCTTATATTGGCGTCACAGCTTACCAACACTTCTACTCACCTATGTAGCGACAATCAAAATCTTTAGCTTTCAAGTGCTTACAACCTTATTAATACTCATGGAGGCTGCAAACAGACGCAAGCAACATGCTCAATTCCTCCTAGTACTCGAAGAGATCGAAGTCGCTTTGAAATTGCGTCTACGTTTGGACGTGCGAAAATGCGAGCTTATAAAGACTTTAAACTACCTTATCATTTCCTTTGTAACGCTTTCGCTGCTGGGACTCGCGCTTTTCATAATCACATCAATGTGGttgaattatatttttttcttttggagtaGTCTTTGGGCCATCGTAACAATACGTTTACGCGTTATTCAATTGTGTTTGTATGTGCGTACATTGCAACATTATTTGGAGTGGCTGTGCGCAAAATTGCCTCAAATTGTAGCCTATCATTTGGCGCCACAGCAGCAGCTATTGGATATTGATTACGGGCAATTGGGTTCGGTGGCGTATTTGCTGTGCATCAAAGAGATCTATGCGCTCATTAGTAAGACATTCCATTTGCTCAATTACTTTTGTGGTTGGTCACTCTTTGGCATCTTTATCTGTTATATACTTGATATAATCTGTAATATATATTGGATACTATTGAGTTTGGATGGCTACCCAAATCGTAATATTATTATATAG